Proteins encoded by one window of Ulvibacter sp. MAR_2010_11:
- a CDS encoding T9SS type A sorting domain-containing protein, which yields MKTKITLLIFLIGILQAFSQDPAIVWQNTIGGSDGDFLTAFEPTADGGYILGGYSTSNISGDKTENSNGAIDIWIVKIDAAGTIQWQNTIGGSGDDFLISLEQTADGGYIVGSGSDSNISGDKTENSRGGLDYWLLKLNASGAIVWQKTYGGAQPEFDTYIVETADGGYFVGGYSDSDVSGEKTDPTNGQRDYWALKLDSTGAIVWQNGIGGNLVDRPQAAFQTIDGGYIIGGFSNSAASGDKSENSQGGNDYWVVKLDATGAIEWENTIGGNDSDVFRDMIQIADGSYLLGGYSKSNASGDKTENSQGDYDYWILKLDTGGNIVWQNTIGGSGIDYPRDIKQLSDGTIMIAGWSNSNVSGDKTEASNGGYDYWLVKLNSGGTLISQNSIGGSNDESGPYVIELPSGDFVMACSSDSNVSGDKGDASEGMDDYWVFETTPAILGVTDNTLNTSITAYPNPTSGSFSINLGESFTEINVIIANMLGQTIVTRQFKNTQSIQLELPNAPGMYLVTIQDSQGKSATIKMLKN from the coding sequence GTTATATTCTGGGAGGATATTCAACATCAAACATTTCAGGTGACAAAACAGAAAACTCTAATGGGGCAATCGATATTTGGATAGTAAAAATTGACGCCGCCGGAACCATTCAATGGCAAAATACCATAGGGGGAAGCGGCGACGATTTTCTTATTTCTTTAGAACAAACAGCGGACGGTGGATATATTGTGGGTTCGGGTTCCGACTCGAACATCTCGGGCGACAAAACTGAAAATTCAAGAGGCGGTTTAGACTATTGGCTTCTTAAACTAAACGCTTCGGGAGCTATCGTGTGGCAAAAAACATACGGTGGTGCCCAACCTGAATTTGATACCTATATAGTTGAAACTGCAGACGGCGGATATTTTGTTGGTGGATATTCAGACTCCGACGTAAGTGGAGAAAAGACAGATCCAACCAACGGACAGCGTGATTATTGGGCTCTGAAATTAGACAGTACAGGTGCCATTGTGTGGCAAAACGGTATAGGCGGAAACTTGGTAGACAGACCGCAGGCTGCTTTTCAAACTATCGATGGAGGTTATATAATTGGTGGATTTTCAAATTCTGCCGCTTCAGGGGATAAGTCTGAAAACTCTCAGGGAGGAAATGATTATTGGGTCGTAAAATTGGACGCTACCGGCGCAATTGAATGGGAAAACACCATTGGAGGTAATGATAGTGACGTGTTTCGCGATATGATCCAAATAGCCGATGGCAGTTATCTACTGGGTGGCTATTCAAAATCAAATGCTTCAGGAGATAAGACCGAAAATTCTCAAGGAGATTACGACTATTGGATCCTTAAATTGGATACCGGCGGAAACATTGTCTGGCAAAATACCATTGGTGGCAGTGGGATTGATTATCCGCGAGACATTAAACAGCTTAGTGATGGCACTATTATGATTGCAGGTTGGAGCAACAGTAACGTTTCGGGCGATAAAACCGAAGCATCCAACGGCGGATATGATTATTGGTTGGTAAAACTCAACTCAGGAGGTACTCTTATTTCGCAAAATTCGATTGGCGGAAGTAATGACGAATCCGGACCTTACGTAATCGAATTGCCAAGTGGTGATTTTGTTATGGCATGCTCTTCAGATTCTAATGTTTCCGGCGATAAAGGAGATGCCAGTGAAGGAATGGACGACTATTGGGTGTTTGAAACTACACCTGCTATTCTCGGGGTAACCGATAATACATTAAATACTTCCATAACCGCATATCCCAATCCAACGAGTGGAAGTTTTAGCATCAATCTGGGAGAAAGTTTTACCGAAATAAATGTAATTATAGCAAATATGTTAGGGCAAACTATAGTAACAAGACAATTTAAAAATACCCAAAGTATTCAGCTGGAATTGCCAAATGCACCGGGGATGTATTTGGTAACAATCCAAGACTCACAAGGAAAATCTGCAACCATAAAAATGCTGAAAAATTAA
- a CDS encoding DUF1697 domain-containing protein, whose amino-acid sequence MKKYIALLRGINVSGHKKILMTDLKALFEALGFEKVQTYIQSGNVVFTSEKKVNLADIISEAIKKAYGWEVPVLVLTVSEIEAILAHCPFPMEKMEKSYFVLLAQPPLKEDIDATSSLYFPKEEFIITPQCVYLYTEIGAGNTKLSNNFFEKKLKVSATSRNYRTMAKLLSLISG is encoded by the coding sequence ATGAAAAAATACATCGCATTACTAAGAGGAATTAATGTTAGCGGACATAAGAAAATCCTTATGACCGATCTAAAAGCCCTGTTTGAAGCGTTGGGTTTCGAAAAGGTGCAGACGTATATTCAAAGTGGGAACGTGGTATTTACTTCTGAAAAAAAGGTGAATTTGGCCGATATAATTTCCGAAGCAATTAAAAAGGCTTATGGTTGGGAAGTTCCTGTATTGGTACTAACTGTTTCAGAAATTGAAGCTATTCTCGCGCATTGTCCTTTTCCGATGGAGAAAATGGAAAAGAGTTATTTCGTTCTGCTTGCTCAACCTCCATTAAAAGAAGATATAGATGCAACATCATCGCTTTATTTTCCGAAAGAAGAATTTATTATTACACCTCAATGTGTCTATTTGTACACTGAAATAGGGGCGGGAAATACGAAACTAAGCAACAATTTTTTTGAAAAAAAATTAAAAGTTTCGGCCACCAGCCGGAATTACCGGACGATGGCGAAACTTTTGTCATTAATTAGTGGTTAG
- a CDS encoding endonuclease domain-containing protein: MVKIYYNPKLKELARQLRNNATKSEIRLWYYLKGDKRYGYDFHRQKPIDQYIDDFFCNKLQLAIECDGYSHEIVEVYEKDIVKTRKLNDLGIHVLRFSDFQIMNDIDTILRAIEDYILIFEANNSTPPSIPPC, encoded by the coding sequence GTGGTGAAAATATACTACAATCCAAAATTGAAAGAATTAGCCAGACAGCTGAGGAATAATGCGACCAAGTCTGAAATAAGACTATGGTATTATTTGAAAGGGGATAAAAGGTATGGTTATGATTTTCACAGACAGAAGCCCATTGACCAATACATTGATGACTTCTTTTGCAATAAATTACAACTGGCTATCGAATGTGATGGCTATTCACATGAAATTGTTGAGGTTTATGAAAAGGATATTGTAAAAACACGAAAATTAAACGATTTAGGGATACACGTGCTTAGATTTTCAGATTTTCAAATAATGAATGACATTGATACTATTTTAAGAGCAATAGAAGATTATATTTTAATTTTTGAAGCAAATAATTCAACACCTCCCTCAATCCCTCCTTGTTAG
- a CDS encoding NAD(P)/FAD-dependent oxidoreductase, with translation MQTHYDIIIIGGGAAGFFAAINVAENNPNLSIAILERGGEVLTKVKVSGGGRCNVTHAEFSPKELSQNYPRGEKELLGPFHSFMTGDTIDWFSRRGIELKIEEDGRMFPVSDSSQTIIDCFVAETRRLGISVLKNHPVKYIEKQDNLWKVIIKEEVFFSEKLVIASGSNPKIWKLLENLGHTIEAPVPSLFTFNIEDNRIKDLPGVATGASVEVLDSNNKSILQSEGPLLITHWGMSGPAILKLSAWGARLLHPTNYHFAIKVNWLIDVLAEEALETLRELRTELNKKSVVKYAQFQLPKRLWQSLALASGIDDACTWAELTKEQLVTLSKQLTEATFQVNGKSTFKEEFVTAGGIDLKEVNFKTFESKLHKNLYFAGEVLNIDAITGGFNFQNAWTGGYLVAKAISSPLKREE, from the coding sequence GTGCAAACCCATTACGACATAATAATTATTGGAGGCGGAGCTGCAGGTTTTTTTGCAGCCATAAATGTGGCCGAAAATAATCCTAATCTCAGTATAGCTATTTTAGAAAGAGGAGGCGAAGTCCTCACCAAGGTAAAAGTCTCCGGTGGCGGGCGATGCAATGTCACGCATGCCGAATTTTCTCCGAAAGAACTCTCCCAAAATTACCCACGAGGCGAGAAGGAATTATTAGGTCCCTTTCACAGTTTTATGACGGGGGATACCATCGACTGGTTTTCCAGGCGGGGTATCGAACTTAAAATTGAAGAAGATGGCAGGATGTTTCCCGTAAGCGATTCTTCCCAAACCATTATCGATTGTTTTGTTGCCGAAACCCGGCGTTTGGGGATTTCAGTTTTAAAGAATCACCCTGTCAAGTATATAGAGAAGCAGGACAATCTATGGAAGGTAATTATCAAGGAGGAAGTATTTTTTTCAGAAAAATTGGTAATCGCTTCAGGAAGTAATCCGAAAATCTGGAAGCTTCTTGAAAATTTAGGACATACTATTGAAGCTCCGGTACCCAGCTTATTTACCTTCAATATTGAAGATAATCGTATTAAAGATTTGCCGGGAGTGGCAACAGGGGCATCTGTGGAAGTTTTGGATTCAAATAACAAAAGCATACTGCAAAGCGAAGGTCCCCTTTTAATTACCCATTGGGGAATGAGCGGTCCGGCCATCTTAAAATTGTCGGCATGGGGCGCGAGACTATTGCATCCAACAAACTATCATTTTGCCATAAAAGTAAATTGGCTTATCGATGTTTTAGCTGAAGAAGCCTTGGAAACGTTACGTGAATTAAGAACGGAACTGAATAAGAAATCGGTGGTAAAATACGCTCAGTTTCAGTTGCCGAAAAGATTATGGCAAAGCCTCGCCTTGGCATCCGGCATTGATGACGCCTGTACCTGGGCCGAACTGACCAAAGAACAATTGGTGACGTTGTCAAAGCAGCTAACGGAAGCAACCTTTCAAGTAAACGGTAAAAGTACCTTTAAGGAAGAATTTGTGACGGCCGGAGGGATAGATTTAAAAGAGGTAAATTTTAAAACCTTCGAAAGTAAACTTCATAAAAACCTCTATTTTGCAGGAGAAGTTTTAAATATTGATGCCATTACCGGCGGATTTAATTTTCAGAATGCCTGGACAGGAGGGTATTTGGTGGCAAAGGCCATATCTTCCCCTTTAAAAAGAGAGGAGTAA
- a CDS encoding endonuclease/exonuclease/phosphatase family protein yields MIALYILSFIFIISPFFPATGNPHWFFRTPDFIRLQSIFVEIVLLVLLILFEDKFTILSWSITTALVVVIIYQMVKVFPYSHFYPRKKPNYPSKGCISILAANVLQTNTNYKQFESLIEQYNADIVITMESNKDWELGLEQIESKYPYSVKIPKENFYGMHLYSKSKPKNVTINYLVDEETPSIFLEYPVSETRNIFIAILHPAPPSPTENETSIDRDAELMLIGKEIEKKDMPVVVCGDMNDVVWSRTTRLFKKMTSMVDPRVGRGFFSTYHAGYFFMRFPLDHLFHTKDLFVKKMVRTPNFGSDHFGMYYEIHLKKNDSTPSTSQLNGDEKEEVSEIIDKASD; encoded by the coding sequence ATGATCGCACTTTATATTCTTAGCTTTATTTTTATTATCTCCCCTTTTTTCCCGGCGACAGGGAATCCGCATTGGTTTTTTAGAACTCCCGATTTTATAAGACTACAATCTATTTTTGTTGAAATTGTGCTTCTGGTACTTCTTATACTATTCGAAGATAAGTTCACAATTCTATCTTGGAGTATCACAACAGCTTTGGTTGTTGTTATCATCTACCAAATGGTAAAAGTATTTCCGTATAGTCACTTCTATCCGAGGAAAAAACCAAATTACCCAAGTAAAGGATGTATTTCTATTTTAGCTGCCAATGTGTTACAAACCAACACCAATTACAAACAGTTTGAAAGCCTAATAGAGCAGTACAATGCAGATATTGTAATCACAATGGAATCTAATAAAGATTGGGAATTGGGGCTTGAACAAATTGAAAGCAAGTATCCCTATTCGGTAAAAATTCCGAAGGAAAATTTCTACGGAATGCATTTGTATTCCAAAAGTAAACCGAAAAATGTTACCATAAACTACCTGGTAGACGAAGAAACCCCTTCCATTTTTTTGGAGTATCCTGTTTCCGAAACTCGAAACATCTTTATTGCTATTCTGCATCCCGCACCACCCAGTCCAACCGAAAATGAAACTTCTATCGATCGAGATGCCGAACTGATGCTGATAGGAAAAGAAATTGAAAAAAAAGACATGCCTGTGGTTGTTTGTGGCGATATGAACGATGTCGTTTGGTCAAGGACCACAAGACTCTTTAAAAAAATGACATCGATGGTGGATCCGCGCGTGGGACGAGGGTTTTTCTCTACCTATCACGCCGGTTATTTCTTTATGCGCTTCCCACTGGATCATTTATTTCACACCAAGGATCTTTTTGTAAAAAAAATGGTCCGTACCCCAAATTTTGGAAGTGATCATTTTGGAATGTATTACGAAATTCACTTAAAAAAAAATGACTCTACACCATCAACTTCTCAATTAAACGGAGACGAAAAAGAGGAAGTATCTGAAATAATCGACAAGGCATCCGACTGA
- a CDS encoding dipeptidase, whose product MKSAKPYIEENKDRFLNELIELLKIPSISADSAYKKDVVKTAEAVRDSLKKAGCEKVEICETPGYPIVYGEKLIDPKLPTILVYGHYDVQPPDPLDLWESPPFEPVIKKTALHPEGAIFARGSCDDKGQMYMHVKALEYMTKTNQLPCNVKFMIEGEEEVGSESLGWFVERNREKLANDVILISDTGMIANDVPSITTGLRGLSYVEVEVIAANRDLHSGLYGGAVANPINILTKMIASLHDENNHITIPGFYDAVEELSLKERAKMAEAPFSKEAYMKALDIDEVYGEAGYTTNERNSIRPTLDVNGIWGGYIGEGAKTVIASKAFAKISMRLVPNQDWKKITELFAAHFESLAPRGVRVKVKPHHGGQAYVTPIDSIGYRAAEKAYENTFGKVPIPQRSGGSIPIVSLFEKELKSKTILMGFGLDSDAIHSPNEHFGIWNYLKGIETIPQFYHYFTEEFKK is encoded by the coding sequence ATGAAAAGTGCCAAACCGTATATTGAAGAAAACAAAGATCGTTTTTTAAACGAACTTATCGAACTACTCAAAATTCCTTCCATTAGCGCCGATTCGGCCTACAAAAAAGACGTTGTCAAAACTGCCGAAGCCGTTCGGGACAGCTTGAAAAAAGCAGGATGTGAGAAAGTAGAAATTTGTGAAACCCCCGGCTATCCTATCGTCTATGGCGAAAAGCTAATCGACCCCAAATTACCCACCATTCTCGTATACGGTCATTACGACGTTCAACCTCCCGATCCTTTGGATCTGTGGGAGAGTCCGCCGTTCGAACCTGTCATAAAAAAAACAGCATTACATCCTGAAGGAGCTATTTTCGCACGCGGAAGTTGCGACGATAAAGGGCAAATGTACATGCATGTAAAGGCTTTGGAATATATGACCAAAACCAATCAGCTGCCCTGTAACGTGAAGTTTATGATCGAAGGCGAAGAAGAGGTTGGCAGTGAGAGTTTGGGCTGGTTTGTGGAACGCAATCGTGAAAAACTCGCCAACGACGTGATCTTGATTAGCGATACCGGAATGATTGCCAATGATGTGCCTTCCATCACTACGGGATTACGCGGACTCAGTTATGTGGAGGTCGAAGTTATTGCTGCCAACCGCGATTTACACAGCGGATTGTACGGTGGTGCCGTGGCAAATCCCATCAATATATTAACAAAAATGATTGCATCCCTGCACGACGAAAACAATCATATTACCATTCCCGGGTTTTACGATGCAGTAGAAGAATTGTCTTTAAAGGAAAGAGCCAAAATGGCCGAAGCGCCTTTCAGTAAAGAGGCTTATATGAAAGCTTTGGATATCGACGAGGTCTATGGAGAGGCCGGTTATACTACCAACGAACGCAATTCCATTCGCCCTACCCTCGACGTAAACGGAATCTGGGGTGGATACATAGGCGAGGGTGCCAAAACCGTCATTGCGAGCAAGGCCTTTGCAAAAATCAGTATGCGTCTGGTTCCCAATCAGGATTGGAAAAAGATCACCGAACTCTTTGCAGCACATTTTGAAAGTCTGGCGCCACGCGGTGTTCGCGTTAAGGTGAAGCCGCATCACGGCGGACAAGCATACGTGACGCCCATAGATAGTATTGGGTATCGTGCCGCCGAAAAGGCCTACGAAAATACCTTCGGAAAAGTGCCCATTCCACAGCGTAGCGGTGGAAGCATTCCCATTGTCTCTCTGTTTGAAAAGGAATTGAAAAGTAAAACCATCCTTATGGGCTTTGGTCTCGACAGTGACGCCATTCACTCGCCCAACGAGCATTTCGGGATCTGGAACTATTTAAAAGGCATAGAAACCATTCCGCAGTTCTATCACTATTTTACCGAAGAATTTAAAAAATAA
- a CDS encoding alkylphosphonate utilization protein, with amino-acid sequence MSIERSLKQRSDSKCELCSSAENLSVYEVPASPKSGEEAGILVCKICLEQIEDPEKRDPNHWRCLNDSMWSTVPAVQVTAWRMLQRLKAEGWPQDLLDMMYMEEDVKEWAKADGDGADKSNALVHRDSNGVVLQAGDNVVLIKDLKVKGSSMVAKQGTAVRRISLDHENEKYIEGRVDGQQIVIITDFVKKL; translated from the coding sequence ATGAGCATCGAAAGAAGTTTGAAACAGCGCAGTGATTCCAAATGCGAATTGTGCAGTAGTGCTGAAAACCTGAGCGTTTATGAAGTTCCCGCCTCTCCAAAATCGGGAGAAGAGGCAGGTATTTTAGTATGTAAAATTTGTTTGGAACAAATTGAGGATCCTGAAAAAAGAGATCCCAACCACTGGCGTTGTTTGAATGACAGCATGTGGAGTACGGTTCCGGCAGTACAGGTAACGGCATGGCGTATGTTACAACGTCTGAAAGCTGAGGGTTGGCCGCAGGATTTGCTCGATATGATGTATATGGAGGAAGATGTAAAGGAATGGGCGAAGGCTGATGGTGACGGAGCAGATAAGAGCAACGCACTTGTTCACAGAGATTCCAACGGAGTAGTTTTACAGGCCGGAGATAATGTGGTGCTTATAAAAGATTTAAAAGTGAAAGGCTCCAGTATGGTTGCCAAGCAGGGAACAGCGGTGCGACGTATCTCTTTGGATCACGAAAACGAAAAATATATTGAAGGTCGGGTTGACGGACAACAGATTGTGATCATTACAGACTTTGTAAAGAAATTGTAG
- a CDS encoding BlaI/MecI/CopY family transcriptional regulator — MKLSKSEEELMNHLWKLQKAMMKDLIDAYPDPKPATTTIATLLKRMQDKNFVDYTQEGRSREYFPLVKKKDYFSKHVNGLIKNFFNDSASQFASFFTQETNLSKEELEKLKAIIDSEIKKK, encoded by the coding sequence ATGAAATTATCCAAATCGGAAGAAGAATTAATGAACCATCTATGGAAGCTTCAAAAAGCCATGATGAAAGATCTTATTGACGCCTACCCCGATCCAAAACCGGCTACTACAACCATCGCGACACTTTTAAAGCGTATGCAGGATAAAAATTTTGTGGATTACACCCAGGAAGGTCGTTCCCGCGAATATTTTCCATTGGTAAAAAAGAAGGACTACTTTTCGAAGCACGTAAACGGCCTCATTAAAAACTTTTTTAACGACAGTGCCTCACAATTTGCATCCTTCTTTACCCAAGAGACCAACTTATCCAAAGAAGAACTGGAAAAACTGAAAGCAATCATCGATTCCGAAATTAAAAAGAAGTAA
- a CDS encoding M56 family metallopeptidase, with product MELYILKSAACLALFFFFYKGVFENTSMHYFKRFYLLGALVASFVIPFITFTTYTPVSELSNPAVLVTASEGTETEAFSLLVYLPTILWSLYGLGVLFFSIRFIRNIRSLFLKISRNQKLKLQHIIHVLLGDSVTPHTFFNYIFLNKERFEAREIPQEVLLHEQTHALQKHSIDILIIELIQIAFWFNPIVYAMKHSIKLNHEFLADTAVISKGVEQSTYQNIILAFSSNVPENNLANAIHYSFIKKRFTVMKTHTSKKTAWLRSLLLLPLLAFVLFSFSSRETISTAPPASEKVSASLQKEATAKELAEYNALARKYNAQPKDKRIILKKDLQRLETIYRKMSDAQKAKAEPFPECIPPPPPPAPDAPKVIKGEKSTVPPPPPPPPLPDNVAPGGDKMLPPPPPISENALDHIVTMAKENAIFYYENEKISSDKAIALIKENPELIIQTRMYKSKPHVVNISTKGITIDD from the coding sequence ATGGAACTGTATATCTTAAAATCTGCTGCCTGTCTGGCCCTCTTCTTTTTCTTTTACAAAGGAGTCTTCGAAAATACTTCCATGCACTACTTTAAGCGCTTTTACCTACTTGGTGCCTTAGTCGCGTCTTTTGTCATTCCGTTTATAACTTTTACTACATACACTCCTGTTTCAGAACTATCCAATCCCGCGGTTTTGGTAACTGCTTCAGAAGGAACCGAAACTGAAGCATTCTCTTTACTCGTCTATCTCCCGACTATATTATGGTCTCTATACGGTCTCGGAGTGCTATTCTTCAGTATTCGTTTTATTCGAAATATCCGCAGCCTATTCCTTAAAATTAGTCGCAACCAAAAGCTGAAACTACAACATATCATTCATGTTTTATTGGGTGATTCGGTGACCCCGCATACCTTTTTCAATTATATTTTTCTAAACAAAGAACGCTTTGAAGCCCGTGAAATTCCGCAGGAAGTATTACTCCACGAACAAACCCACGCCTTACAAAAACACAGCATCGACATTTTAATTATTGAACTCATTCAAATTGCATTCTGGTTTAACCCAATTGTATATGCAATGAAACATTCCATAAAACTGAATCACGAGTTTCTGGCCGATACCGCTGTAATAAGTAAAGGTGTCGAACAAAGCACCTATCAAAATATTATTCTGGCTTTCTCATCAAATGTCCCTGAAAACAATCTGGCAAATGCCATTCATTATTCATTCATCAAAAAACGATTTACAGTTATGAAAACACACACATCAAAAAAAACGGCATGGCTGCGAAGCTTGCTGCTTCTGCCTCTATTGGCCTTTGTACTATTTAGTTTCAGCTCGAGAGAAACCATTTCCACAGCACCTCCTGCTTCAGAAAAAGTTTCAGCATCGCTTCAAAAAGAAGCCACCGCCAAAGAATTGGCAGAATATAATGCGCTGGCCAGAAAGTACAATGCACAACCCAAAGACAAAAGAATAATCCTGAAAAAAGATCTCCAACGTCTGGAAACCATTTACCGTAAAATGTCCGACGCTCAAAAAGCAAAAGCCGAGCCCTTTCCGGAATGTATTCCGCCACCTCCTCCACCGGCTCCCGATGCTCCTAAAGTGATAAAGGGTGAAAAGAGTACCGTTCCACCACCTCCACCACCGCCTCCTTTACCCGATAATGTTGCACCCGGAGGTGATAAAATGTTGCCTCCACCGCCACCTATTTCCGAAAATGCATTAGATCATATTGTTACTATGGCCAAGGAAAATGCCATATTTTACTATGAAAATGAAAAAATTTCATCCGATAAAGCCATTGCGTTAATCAAAGAAAACCCTGAATTGATCATTCAAACAAGAATGTACAAATCGAAGCCTCACGTGGTAAATATTTCCACAAAAGGCATTACTATTGACGATTAA
- a CDS encoding DUF4407 domain-containing protein, with protein sequence MLQRFFIFCSGADTDILEDCSAGEQTKYAGIGATVFFTAVMATIASAYALYTVFDHYFTAIVFGFIWGLLIFNLDRFIVSTIKKRDNFFDELLQATPRIALAIIIAIVIAKPLELKIFEKEINQVLLEEKNDMTLANKDQLALQYTPSITTLNTEIETLKKEVVDKEAEVNALYETYIAEAEGRKGTELIGKGPVYKEKRDKHDAELAALQALRTTNAEKIAAIEAQIGTLATEYQTKVASTQPVIDGFDGLMARVNALDKLPWLPSLFIFLLFLAIETSPIIAKLLSPKGAYDLKLDEQESAVKSWVTQQKGQRDVLVTTDRDVNNRVYADIAEEQELYDYKRKKARELMQLQADAFYKKQKSVL encoded by the coding sequence ATGCTACAACGCTTTTTTATCTTCTGCTCCGGCGCCGATACCGACATTCTAGAGGATTGCTCGGCAGGTGAACAGACCAAATACGCCGGAATTGGCGCGACCGTTTTTTTCACCGCAGTAATGGCAACCATCGCCTCTGCATACGCGCTATACACCGTTTTTGACCATTATTTTACCGCGATTGTCTTCGGATTTATTTGGGGGCTACTCATCTTTAATCTGGATCGCTTTATTGTTTCCACCATTAAAAAAAGAGACAATTTCTTCGACGAATTATTACAAGCCACGCCCCGAATCGCTTTGGCAATTATCATTGCCATTGTAATCGCAAAACCGCTGGAACTGAAGATCTTTGAAAAAGAAATCAATCAAGTATTGCTGGAAGAAAAAAACGATATGACTTTGGCGAACAAAGATCAGTTGGCATTACAGTACACCCCTTCCATTACCACCTTGAATACCGAAATTGAAACACTTAAAAAAGAGGTCGTAGACAAAGAAGCCGAAGTAAATGCGTTGTACGAAACCTATATCGCAGAAGCAGAAGGTCGCAAAGGCACCGAGTTAATTGGGAAGGGACCCGTTTACAAGGAAAAACGTGACAAACACGATGCCGAACTGGCCGCTTTGCAAGCATTGCGAACAACAAATGCCGAAAAAATTGCCGCTATTGAAGCACAAATCGGGACCCTTGCCACCGAATACCAAACAAAAGTGGCCTCTACCCAACCGGTAATTGATGGTTTCGACGGATTAATGGCGCGGGTAAATGCACTGGATAAATTACCATGGCTTCCGTCTCTATTTATCTTTTTACTGTTTTTAGCCATTGAAACATCTCCCATTATCGCAAAGTTACTCTCTCCCAAAGGCGCATACGACCTAAAACTGGACGAGCAGGAAAGTGCCGTAAAATCTTGGGTTACCCAACAAAAAGGACAACGGGATGTCCTGGTTACAACAGATCGTGACGTTAACAATCGCGTGTATGCCGACATAGCAGAAGAGCAGGAATTGTACGATTACAAACGCAAAAAAGCACGCGAACTCATGCAATTGCAAGCCGATGCCTTTTATAAAAAACAAAAAAGCGTTCTGTAA